The following coding sequences lie in one Sphingobium sp. KCTC 72723 genomic window:
- a CDS encoding IS5 family transposase, which yields MWTDTTRRQYARAELLLPSDLTDAEWAILEPLLPPRSKLGRPPVWDYRQIVEAILYLLRGGLPWRMLPPGLFPPMTTVQHYFYRWSAMGVWKSINHALLLMAREAMGREASPSAGVIDSQSVKTTESGGPRGFDAGKKIKGRKRHIVTDTQGLLVGAIVHTADIQDRDGAPDVLASIRQTFPWLRHVFADGGYAGDKLRTALTKIGTWTLDIIKRSDAAKGFKLLPRRWVVERTIAWLNRNRRLAKDFERTIESATTWLFIASVNQITRRIARDCNQNASL from the coding sequence ATGTGGACCGACACCACCCGGCGGCAGTATGCCAGAGCCGAACTGCTTTTGCCAAGTGATCTGACTGACGCGGAATGGGCGATTTTGGAACCGCTGCTCCCACCGCGTTCGAAGCTCGGTCGTCCGCCAGTTTGGGATTACCGGCAGATTGTCGAGGCGATCCTTTATCTGCTTCGGGGCGGCCTGCCGTGGCGGATGCTGCCGCCAGGGCTATTTCCGCCCATGACCACTGTACAGCATTATTTCTACCGATGGAGCGCAATGGGTGTGTGGAAATCGATCAACCACGCCCTGCTGCTAATGGCACGTGAAGCGATGGGTCGGGAAGCTTCTCCCAGCGCGGGTGTCATCGATAGCCAAAGTGTGAAAACGACAGAAAGTGGCGGCCCACGGGGCTTTGACGCGGGCAAGAAGATCAAGGGTCGCAAACGGCACATCGTCACAGACACGCAGGGCCTGCTGGTCGGTGCCATCGTTCACACCGCCGATATCCAGGATCGCGACGGTGCGCCTGACGTCCTTGCCAGCATCCGCCAAACCTTCCCGTGGTTGCGTCACGTCTTCGCCGATGGGGGATATGCCGGGGACAAACTGCGCACCGCGCTCACCAAAATCGGCACATGGACCTTGGACATAATTAAGCGCTCCGACGCCGCCAAGGGCTTCAAGCTTCTGCCACGCCGCTGGGTAGTCGAGCGGACAATCGCATGGCTGAACCGCAACCGCCGCCTCGCCAAGGACTTCGAGCGAACCATCGAAAGCGCCACCACCTGGCTTTTCATCGCATCCGTCAACCAAATCACCCGCAGAATCGCACGCGACTGTAATCAAAACGCTTCTTTATGA
- the mrdA gene encoding penicillin-binding protein 2: MKFLTSKRKIITEAAQTFTFTRRAMVLGGIQGTIGAVLAGRMAWISVAENQKYSLLSESNRVNLTLIPPRRGWIVDRNGRPLANNRTDFRVDLIPQRVVDADATVRHLAQLLSLPSDEVDRIRMELEKSAGFRPVQVADKLTYDQYAAVSVRLPDLPGVTPSQGFSRYYPAGSTVGHLLGYVGAATAEDYKERRDPLLITPGFKVGKDGLEKAFDRHLTGKPGAKRVEVTARGKIVRELTTRPDTPGRAIKLTIDAGLQEYAGRRLATQSGSVVVLDCANGDVLAMASMPSFDPNSFSDGISQLEWEMLSKDDHVPLRNKTLQGLYPPGSTVKPMVALALLEAGIGPQETVGCSGAIRVGNTLFHCHKRRGHGAVNMRTAIAQSCDIYFYQMAQRVGIDRIASMARRVGMGQKFDLPFPSQSYGTVPDPAWKMKKYDQKWQVYDTVNATIGQGYMLINPLQMAVMAARLATGKQLMPNFIHGAQRPAPASVGATNEHLTIIRDAMSAVVNGGGTGGAARMSIPDVLIAGKTGTAQVRRITMAERAGGVRGNSSLAFKLRDHALFQGFAPFDNPRYAVACIIEHGGHMIRNEDAPMIASDTLSYLFDPKKAMEKLETLEKGWGGTPTERQARQMGAFRLAKAIEKGEVPPPQADNDAANAANAMNEAAAQPAPTPAPSNEVDDAPPPPGSDPAGTP; the protein is encoded by the coding sequence ATGAAATTCCTGACGTCCAAGCGCAAGATCATCACCGAAGCGGCCCAGACCTTCACCTTCACGCGCAGGGCCATGGTTTTGGGCGGGATACAGGGGACGATCGGCGCAGTGCTGGCCGGGCGGATGGCGTGGATCAGCGTCGCGGAAAATCAGAAATATAGCCTCTTGTCCGAAAGCAACCGGGTCAATCTGACGCTCATACCGCCGCGCCGGGGCTGGATCGTCGATCGCAACGGGCGACCGCTGGCCAATAACCGCACGGACTTCCGCGTCGATTTGATCCCGCAGCGCGTGGTCGATGCCGATGCGACCGTCCGCCACTTGGCGCAATTGCTGAGCCTCCCGTCCGACGAAGTCGATCGCATCCGCATGGAACTGGAAAAGTCCGCCGGTTTCCGCCCGGTGCAGGTCGCCGACAAGCTGACCTACGACCAATATGCCGCCGTCAGCGTGCGCCTGCCCGACCTGCCCGGCGTCACGCCCAGCCAGGGCTTTTCGCGCTATTATCCTGCCGGATCGACGGTTGGCCATCTGCTTGGCTATGTCGGCGCAGCGACGGCGGAAGATTATAAGGAACGGCGCGACCCGCTGCTCATCACGCCGGGGTTCAAGGTCGGCAAGGACGGGCTGGAAAAGGCGTTCGACCGCCATTTGACCGGAAAACCCGGCGCCAAGCGCGTGGAAGTCACCGCACGCGGCAAGATCGTGCGGGAACTCACCACCCGGCCCGACACGCCGGGCCGCGCGATCAAGCTGACGATCGACGCGGGGTTGCAGGAATATGCCGGGCGGCGGCTGGCGACACAGAGCGGCTCGGTCGTCGTGCTGGATTGCGCCAATGGCGACGTGCTGGCGATGGCGTCTATGCCCAGTTTCGATCCGAACAGCTTTTCCGACGGCATCAGCCAGCTGGAATGGGAGATGTTGTCGAAGGACGACCATGTCCCGCTGCGCAACAAGACGTTGCAGGGGCTGTATCCCCCCGGATCGACGGTCAAGCCGATGGTGGCGCTCGCTCTGCTCGAAGCGGGCATCGGGCCGCAGGAAACAGTAGGATGTTCCGGCGCGATCCGGGTCGGCAATACGCTGTTCCATTGCCACAAAAGGCGCGGCCATGGCGCCGTGAACATGCGTACGGCCATTGCCCAGAGCTGCGACATCTATTTCTACCAGATGGCGCAGCGCGTCGGCATCGATCGGATCGCGTCCATGGCCCGGCGCGTGGGCATGGGCCAGAAATTCGACCTGCCCTTCCCCAGCCAAAGTTATGGCACCGTGCCGGACCCGGCGTGGAAGATGAAGAAATACGACCAGAAATGGCAGGTGTACGACACCGTCAACGCCACCATCGGTCAGGGCTATATGCTCATCAACCCGCTCCAGATGGCGGTGATGGCCGCGCGGCTGGCGACCGGCAAGCAGTTGATGCCCAATTTCATCCATGGTGCGCAGCGACCAGCGCCTGCATCCGTGGGGGCTACGAACGAGCATCTGACCATAATTCGCGACGCGATGAGCGCCGTCGTCAATGGCGGCGGCACCGGCGGCGCGGCACGCATGTCGATCCCCGACGTGCTGATCGCTGGCAAGACCGGCACGGCGCAAGTGCGGCGCATCACCATGGCCGAACGCGCGGGCGGCGTGCGCGGCAACAGCTCGCTTGCCTTCAAGCTGCGCGACCATGCCCTGTTCCAGGGATTCGCCCCGTTTGACAATCCGCGCTACGCCGTCGCCTGCATCATAGAACATGGCGGCCATATGATCCGCAACGAGGACGCGCCGATGATCGCCAGCGATACGTTGTCCTATCTGTTCGATCCCAAGAAGGCGATGGAGAAGCTGGAGACGCTGGAAAAGGGCTGGGGCGGCACTCCGACCGAGCGGCAGGCCCGGCAGATGGGCGCATTCCGGCTGGCCAAGGCAATCGAAAAGGGCGAAGTGCCGCCGCCACAGGCGGATAATGATGCCGCGAACGCTGCCAACGCAATGAATGAAGCGGCGGCGCAACCTGCACCGACGCCTGCCCCATCCAATGAAGTCGATGACGCACCGCCGCCGCCCGGCAGCGATCCGGCAGGCACGCCATGA
- a CDS encoding rod shape-determining protein, which yields MSIFSRLFKFSSQDMAIDLGTANTVVYVRGRGIVLNEPSVVAVETLNGVKRVKAVGVDAKLMMGKTPDSIEAIRPLRDGVIADIDVAEQMIKHFITKVHGGKHSPWRAPEIVICVPSGSTSVERRAIRDAASNAGARQVFLIEEPMAAAIGADMPVTEPIGSMVVDIGGGTTEVAVLSLRGLAYTTSVRVGGDKMDEAIVSFVRRHHNLLIGEATAERIKKQYGVAQPPEDGVGETIHIKGRDLVNGVPKEISINQGQIADALAEPISTIVEGVRIALENTAPELAADIVDQGIVLTGGGALLKGLDDELRDETGLPVTIAEDPLTCVAIGTGRAMEDPMFRGVLQTA from the coding sequence ATGTCGATCTTTTCGCGTCTCTTCAAATTCTCCTCGCAAGATATGGCCATCGACCTGGGCACCGCCAACACGGTGGTCTATGTGCGCGGTCGCGGCATCGTGCTGAACGAACCGTCGGTGGTGGCGGTCGAGACGCTGAACGGCGTGAAGCGGGTGAAGGCCGTCGGCGTCGACGCCAAGCTGATGATGGGCAAGACCCCGGATTCGATCGAGGCCATCCGTCCCTTGCGCGACGGCGTGATCGCCGACATCGACGTCGCCGAACAGATGATCAAGCATTTCATCACCAAGGTGCATGGCGGCAAGCACAGCCCCTGGCGCGCGCCCGAAATCGTGATCTGCGTACCGTCGGGTTCCACCAGCGTGGAGCGCCGCGCCATCCGCGACGCGGCCAGCAATGCCGGCGCGCGCCAGGTGTTCCTGATCGAGGAACCGATGGCCGCGGCAATCGGCGCCGACATGCCCGTGACCGAACCGATCGGTTCGATGGTGGTCGACATTGGCGGCGGCACGACCGAAGTTGCCGTATTGTCGCTGCGTGGTCTGGCCTACACCACGTCGGTTCGGGTCGGCGGCGACAAGATGGACGAAGCCATCGTGTCGTTCGTGCGGCGTCACCACAATCTGCTGATCGGCGAAGCGACGGCGGAACGGATCAAGAAGCAATATGGCGTGGCGCAGCCGCCCGAAGACGGCGTTGGCGAAACGATCCATATCAAGGGTCGCGACCTTGTGAACGGCGTTCCCAAGGAAATCAGCATCAATCAGGGGCAGATTGCAGACGCGCTGGCCGAACCGATCAGCACGATCGTCGAAGGTGTGCGCATCGCGCTGGAAAACACCGCGCCTGAACTGGCGGCGGACATCGTGGACCAGGGCATCGTCCTGACCGGCGGCGGCGCTCTGCTGAAAGGTTTGGACGACGAACTGCGCGACGAAACCGGCCTGCCCGTGACCATTGCCGAAGACCCGCTGACCTGCGTGGCGATCGGCACCGGACGCGCCATGGAAGACCCGATGTTCCGGGGCGTGTTGCAGACCGCCTGA
- the istA gene encoding IS21 family transposase, whose product MLVVETVVRIRREHAGGKAIREIARDLRLSRKVVRKAINALEGAFDYHRTVQPLPRIGPFQEQLDTLLSENEARHRRDRLRMTRIYDLLLREGFEGSYDAVRRYARRWADGRRKDPGGDVPAFIPLLFKPGEAYQFDWSHEDVEIAGKPMRVKVAHMRLCASRAVYVRAYPRETQEMVFDAHARGFAFFGGVPLRGIYDNMKTAVTTVFVGKERVFNRRFLVMADHYMVEPTACSPAAGWEKGQVENQVQTIRGRFFQPRLKFASIEELNGWLEAECLRWAAMHAHPEQKDMTVAQALEAERPVLQPMLSPFDGFHETSHAVTGTCLISFDRNRYSVAARTVRRAVQVRAYADRIIVRLGDEIVAEHPRCFGRDRTIYDPWHYLPVLVHKPGALRNGAPFLDWALPPALARLRRKLGSGDEADRRFVRVLAAISTDGLEAVEAAIGEAFDTGAASDEVILNILARRREPPADQPMSVVVDLKLKHPPRADCAIYDTVRGHNAAA is encoded by the coding sequence ATGTTGGTGGTGGAGACAGTTGTACGGATCAGGCGCGAGCACGCAGGTGGCAAGGCGATCAGGGAGATCGCGCGGGATCTGCGGCTGTCACGCAAGGTGGTGCGCAAGGCGATCAATGCTCTGGAAGGTGCGTTTGACTATCATCGCACGGTTCAGCCGCTGCCTCGGATCGGACCCTTTCAGGAGCAGCTCGATACGCTGCTGAGCGAGAACGAAGCGCGGCATCGGCGTGACCGGCTGCGGATGACGCGGATCTACGATCTGCTGCTGCGAGAAGGGTTCGAGGGTTCGTATGATGCAGTGCGGCGCTACGCCCGGCGCTGGGCGGATGGCCGACGCAAGGATCCCGGCGGCGACGTGCCCGCGTTCATTCCGCTGCTGTTCAAGCCGGGCGAGGCATACCAGTTCGACTGGAGCCACGAGGATGTAGAGATCGCAGGCAAGCCGATGCGCGTGAAGGTAGCGCACATGCGGCTATGCGCGTCGCGGGCCGTGTATGTGCGAGCCTATCCGCGTGAGACGCAAGAGATGGTGTTCGACGCCCATGCCCGCGGCTTTGCGTTCTTCGGCGGGGTGCCGTTGCGCGGCATCTACGACAACATGAAGACCGCGGTGACGACGGTCTTTGTTGGCAAGGAGCGCGTGTTCAACCGCCGGTTTTTGGTCATGGCCGATCATTATATGGTCGAGCCGACCGCCTGTTCGCCAGCGGCAGGCTGGGAGAAGGGGCAGGTCGAGAACCAGGTCCAGACGATCCGCGGCCGCTTTTTCCAGCCTCGGCTGAAGTTCGCCAGCATCGAGGAACTGAACGGGTGGCTTGAGGCAGAATGTCTGCGCTGGGCCGCGATGCACGCGCATCCCGAGCAAAAGGACATGACTGTCGCGCAGGCGCTGGAGGCCGAACGGCCCGTACTGCAACCGATGCTGTCGCCGTTCGACGGCTTTCACGAGACGAGCCACGCGGTCACCGGCACATGCCTGATCAGCTTTGACCGCAACCGCTATTCTGTGGCGGCGCGGACGGTGCGCCGTGCGGTTCAGGTGCGCGCCTATGCCGACCGGATCATAGTCCGCTTGGGGGACGAGATCGTCGCCGAACACCCGCGCTGCTTTGGGCGCGACCGCACGATTTACGATCCATGGCACTATCTGCCGGTGCTGGTGCACAAACCCGGCGCCCTGCGCAACGGCGCACCATTCCTTGACTGGGCGCTGCCACCAGCGCTGGCCCGGTTGCGGCGCAAGCTGGGCAGTGGGGACGAAGCCGATCGCCGTTTTGTCCGCGTGCTTGCTGCCATATCCACCGATGGGCTGGAGGCTGTCGAGGCCGCCATCGGCGAAGCGTTCGATACCGGCGCTGCCAGCGACGAGGTGATCCTCAATATTCTGGCGCGCCGCCGCGAACCGCCAGCAGATCAGCCAATGAGCGTGGTGGTCGACCTCAAGCTCAAGCATCCGCCCCGCGCCGATTGCGCGATCTATGATACGGTGCGAGGCCACAATGCAGCGGCATGA
- the mreC gene encoding rod shape-determining protein MreC — protein MARPPSRRPGLNRKAQYSLFASYVVAVTGAAIGLLLVVVAIFDPTGFAGIRTVTAEATRPLSMGLKNMVSGVGSVDEVLSAYWRAGTQNVALRRQVESDRNRIIEAKAIAQENARLKRLLRLVDEDGNALLSARLIASSSSSVRRLARLSAGRWQGVRPGMPVRAAEGLIGRVHTTTPNTAEVLLLTDTGNIVPVRRANDSVPAISTGAGDGSLEIRALSAERNPFKLGDLLVTSGIGGIYQPNIPVAVVVRVQGEIAWGVPLANPSRVDAVVVEKPFEEMVTRPDPAMATPSGGPETAQPMAPAANATAP, from the coding sequence ATGGCGCGGCCACCCAGCCGACGCCCCGGACTGAACCGGAAGGCGCAATATAGCCTGTTCGCCAGCTATGTCGTGGCGGTCACGGGTGCTGCCATCGGCTTGCTGCTGGTCGTCGTTGCGATCTTCGATCCCACTGGCTTTGCGGGCATACGCACGGTCACGGCGGAAGCGACCCGGCCATTGTCCATGGGCCTCAAGAATATGGTGAGCGGCGTCGGATCCGTCGATGAAGTCCTGTCTGCTTATTGGCGGGCCGGCACGCAGAATGTCGCCCTGCGCCGACAGGTGGAATCCGACCGCAACCGCATCATCGAAGCAAAGGCGATCGCACAGGAAAATGCGCGCCTCAAACGCTTGCTGCGGCTGGTGGATGAGGATGGCAATGCACTGTTGAGCGCGCGGCTGATCGCCTCCTCCTCCTCCAGCGTGCGCCGTCTGGCGCGGCTGAGCGCGGGCCGGTGGCAGGGCGTGCGGCCGGGGATGCCGGTGCGCGCGGCCGAAGGGCTGATCGGGCGCGTGCATACGACCACGCCCAACACCGCCGAAGTGCTGTTGCTGACCGATACCGGCAATATCGTGCCGGTGCGCCGCGCCAATGACAGCGTGCCTGCCATTTCGACGGGCGCAGGCGACGGGTCGCTGGAAATCCGCGCATTGTCGGCCGAACGCAATCCATTCAAGCTGGGCGACCTGCTGGTCACGTCGGGCATTGGCGGCATTTATCAGCCCAACATCCCGGTCGCGGTCGTGGTGCGGGTTCAGGGCGAAATCGCCTGGGGCGTACCGCTTGCCAACCCTTCGCGTGTTGATGCCGTCGTGGTGGAAAAACCGTTCGAGGAGATGGTGACCCGGCCCGACCCGGCGATGGCAACCCCATCGGGCGGACCGGAAACGGCGCAACCCATGGCACCGGCGGCAAACGCAACCGCGCCATGA
- the rodA gene encoding rod shape-determining protein RodA: MSIVPHPLTQFPWRIMALLLAIAGFGTLVLYSSANGSIFPWAVNQAVRFCVFSVMALVLSRIPMEIFSRFALPAYGAVLAALILVELIGGVAGGSQRWINLGFMQLQPSEFMKPIIVLAVARFYAILPVSEIRRWNAIWPALGLIGVPWALVLVQPDLGTATMIAAGGITVMFLAGLPLRLFIGSGLTVAAAVPIAFSFLHDYQKNRVLIFLDPESDPLGAGYHISQSKIAIGSGGIWGKGFLQGTQSHLDYLPEGHTDFVFATMAEEWGLAGGVLLIGAFMLLFRWGIRVAMRTTDKYARLVAAGLTTTIFFYVAINLMMVMGLAPVVGIPLPFMSYGGSSMLTVMLCVGIIMAIDRSNKRGTRAGNWG, from the coding sequence ATGAGCATAGTCCCTCATCCGCTCACCCAATTCCCCTGGCGTATCATGGCCCTGCTTCTGGCCATTGCAGGTTTTGGAACATTGGTTCTTTATAGCTCCGCCAATGGCAGCATCTTTCCCTGGGCCGTCAATCAGGCGGTGCGTTTCTGCGTCTTTTCGGTCATGGCACTGGTGCTAAGCCGCATCCCGATGGAGATATTCTCCCGCTTTGCGCTTCCGGCCTATGGCGCGGTGCTGGCTGCGCTCATTCTGGTCGAATTGATCGGCGGCGTCGCGGGCGGCAGCCAGCGCTGGATCAATCTGGGCTTCATGCAGTTGCAACCCTCCGAATTCATGAAGCCGATCATCGTTCTGGCGGTCGCGCGCTTCTACGCCATATTGCCAGTGAGCGAAATCCGCCGCTGGAACGCCATATGGCCCGCACTGGGGCTGATCGGCGTGCCATGGGCGCTGGTGCTGGTACAGCCTGACCTTGGCACCGCCACGATGATCGCGGCGGGCGGCATCACGGTAATGTTTCTGGCCGGCCTGCCGCTACGCCTATTCATCGGGTCGGGCCTGACGGTGGCGGCGGCCGTGCCGATCGCCTTCAGCTTCCTGCATGATTATCAGAAGAACCGCGTCCTCATCTTCCTCGATCCCGAAAGCGATCCGCTGGGCGCGGGCTATCATATCAGCCAGTCGAAGATCGCGATCGGATCGGGCGGCATCTGGGGCAAGGGCTTCCTGCAAGGAACGCAGAGCCATCTGGACTATCTGCCCGAAGGCCATACCGACTTCGTGTTCGCCACCATGGCGGAAGAATGGGGGCTGGCGGGCGGCGTGCTGCTGATCGGGGCGTTCATGCTGCTGTTCCGCTGGGGTATTCGCGTGGCGATGCGCACGACCGACAAATATGCGCGGCTGGTCGCGGCCGGGCTGACGACGACGATCTTCTTCTACGTCGCGATCAACCTGATGATGGTGATGGGCCTGGCGCCCGTGGTGGGCATCCCCCTGCCCTTCATGTCCTATGGCGGGTCGTCGATGCTGACAGTGATGCTGTGCGTAGGCATCATCATGGCCATCGACCGCTCCAACAAGCGTGGCACAAGGGCGGGAAACTGGGGCTAA
- a CDS encoding DNA-methyltransferase, which yields MATALTDQNGLFGGQNATPIFAEADLHKAPWDVANFIVNGDARTVLRAMPSEIAQVAVTSPPYFGQRDYSSDRQIGSENTPEEYIEDLVAVMSDLKRVLRADGTLWLNLGDKYREGALLGMPWRVALAMIADGWILRSDVIWHKPNAMPHSVKTRPTHDHEYLFMFSKAATYHYDADAIREPHKTFSEDSKMKGGRGHFGKRGGTPEEGKNNGNVNLHDGRWDQAFHPLGRNKRTVWSIPLGKFREAHFAVFPPTLVEPCLLAGSAASDIVIDPFFGSGTTGMVALSSALYVFGQVQVQKMLFSAMWSRA from the coding sequence ATGGCAACAGCGTTAACCGATCAAAATGGACTGTTCGGTGGACAGAATGCGACGCCTATTTTCGCTGAGGCCGACCTTCACAAAGCGCCTTGGGACGTGGCAAATTTCATTGTCAACGGCGACGCTCGAACCGTGCTGCGGGCCATGCCCTCGGAAATCGCGCAAGTGGCGGTCACCAGTCCGCCATATTTTGGCCAGCGCGACTACTCATCAGATCGGCAAATTGGCTCGGAGAACACTCCCGAGGAATATATCGAAGACCTCGTTGCGGTGATGAGCGATCTCAAGCGGGTCCTTCGTGCTGATGGAACGCTCTGGCTTAATCTCGGTGACAAATATCGTGAGGGTGCGCTTCTAGGAATGCCGTGGCGTGTGGCGCTCGCGATGATAGCAGACGGCTGGATACTTCGCTCTGACGTGATTTGGCACAAACCAAACGCCATGCCGCACTCGGTTAAGACGCGGCCGACGCACGATCACGAATACCTGTTCATGTTCAGCAAAGCCGCGACTTATCATTACGATGCAGACGCGATCCGTGAGCCGCACAAGACGTTTAGCGAAGATAGCAAAATGAAGGGCGGTAGAGGGCATTTCGGAAAAAGAGGTGGCACGCCCGAGGAGGGGAAAAATAACGGCAACGTAAATCTTCATGACGGTCGGTGGGATCAAGCATTTCACCCTTTGGGCAGAAACAAGAGAACTGTGTGGTCAATCCCGCTCGGAAAGTTTCGTGAGGCTCACTTTGCGGTGTTTCCACCAACTCTAGTTGAGCCATGCCTTCTCGCTGGTAGTGCCGCCAGCGACATTGTCATCGACCCGTTTTTCGGCTCGGGGACCACCGGCATGGTCGCTCTCAGCTCGGCTTTGTACGTTTTTGGTCAGGTCCAGGTCCAGAAGATGCTGTTTTCAGCGATGTGGTCGAGGGCTTGA
- a CDS encoding transposase, whose translation MLDQNKAVIGDPVPQILRQWLQAWRPCFTAPSWEHVLVLVMGGLLATGKRTVTSCLRVTGRADAANFATYHQILNRARWSSRAVARRLLGIVVERLVPDGPVVIGMDDTIERRWGRRITARGIYRDPVRSSHGHFVKASGLRWLSFMVLTPVSWTRLIKALPVLTLLAPSERSNRQRGCRHKLLTDWARQGALQLSRWLPGRRIIFIGDSSFAVHELAHAIVRRATLISRLRLDANLFAQPAGRTARTMGRPAQKGRALPKLKTLLANPATRWTSILVSAWYGHLNGKMLEITSDIALWYRPGTPVLPVRWVLVRDPEGKRGPQAFFSTDITLEPAEIIALYVRRWQIEVTFAETRAHLGVETQRQWTDKAIARTTPALLGLYSLISLWACDLLTTKSTPYSAAWYRKTSLTFSDAIGAVRLQLWVGDINQHSPPHPEPHYIPTTRLKRMAQALCFAT comes from the coding sequence ATGCTGGACCAGAACAAGGCCGTTATCGGCGATCCCGTCCCCCAGATTCTGCGCCAATGGCTGCAGGCATGGCGTCCCTGCTTTACGGCTCCCAGTTGGGAGCATGTACTTGTTCTTGTGATGGGCGGCCTGCTGGCCACGGGCAAACGGACCGTTACGTCTTGCCTGCGTGTGACCGGCCGAGCCGATGCTGCCAACTTTGCAACCTATCACCAGATCCTCAACCGCGCCCGCTGGAGTTCGCGTGCCGTTGCCAGGCGTTTACTGGGCATTGTGGTCGAACGGCTCGTGCCCGATGGTCCTGTGGTCATCGGTATGGACGACACCATTGAACGGCGATGGGGGCGCCGGATCACCGCACGGGGTATCTACCGCGACCCGGTCCGCTCCAGTCACGGCCATTTCGTCAAAGCCAGCGGACTGCGCTGGCTCAGCTTCATGGTGCTCACCCCGGTGTCATGGACCCGCCTGATCAAGGCACTGCCAGTCTTGACGTTGCTCGCTCCTTCGGAACGATCGAACCGTCAACGCGGCTGTCGTCATAAATTGCTGACGGACTGGGCCCGGCAGGGCGCGCTGCAGCTGTCTCGCTGGCTGCCGGGTCGGCGGATCATCTTCATTGGCGACAGCAGCTTTGCTGTCCACGAACTGGCACATGCGATCGTCCGCCGGGCCACACTCATCAGCCGACTGCGGCTCGACGCCAACTTGTTTGCGCAGCCTGCGGGGCGAACGGCACGCACGATGGGGCGACCGGCGCAGAAAGGGCGAGCATTACCAAAACTCAAGACCCTGCTCGCCAACCCGGCGACACGCTGGACCAGCATTCTCGTCTCTGCCTGGTATGGCCATCTCAACGGCAAGATGCTCGAGATCACATCTGACATCGCCTTATGGTACAGGCCCGGCACTCCGGTCTTGCCGGTCCGATGGGTCCTGGTTCGCGATCCTGAAGGAAAGCGCGGCCCGCAGGCCTTCTTCAGTACCGACATCACCCTCGAGCCCGCCGAGATAATCGCCCTCTACGTCCGCCGATGGCAGATCGAGGTCACCTTTGCCGAAACCCGCGCGCACTTGGGTGTCGAGACACAGCGCCAGTGGACCGACAAAGCCATAGCGCGAACCACGCCGGCGCTGCTGGGTCTCTACAGCCTTATATCGCTATGGGCCTGCGATCTGTTGACCACTAAAAGCACCCCTTATTCCGCCGCGTGGTATCGAAAAACCAGCCTGACATTCAGTGACGCCATCGGAGCCGTCCGCCTCCAACTCTGGGTCGGAGACATTAATCAACACTCCCCGCCGCACCCAGAACCGCACTATATTCCCACAACCCGCCTAAAACGCATGGCTCAGGCACTATGCTTCGCTACCTGA
- the mreD gene encoding rod shape-determining protein MreD, with protein MIDRHLNHVPRLGRHPSRFRLAGIPVVTVLIGSMVTALPLIAQTPVMPPFGLLLLLSWRLLRPELWRAWIGLPLGLFDDMMSGQPIGSGMFLWTVMLIGVDTIEQRMIWRSYRQDWLIAAVAIIFCITGGLLLAQITGGGDVSLLLVAPQMLWTILLFPFVVRQCARIDRWRVMA; from the coding sequence ATGATCGACCGGCACCTCAATCATGTGCCGCGCCTTGGCCGCCACCCTTCCCGCTTCCGGCTGGCGGGCATCCCTGTTGTCACGGTGCTGATAGGGTCGATGGTGACTGCGTTGCCACTGATCGCGCAGACGCCGGTCATGCCCCCGTTCGGCCTGCTGCTGCTGCTGTCGTGGCGGCTCTTGCGACCGGAATTGTGGCGTGCATGGATCGGCCTGCCGCTGGGCCTGTTCGATGATATGATGAGCGGACAACCGATCGGGTCGGGCATGTTCCTGTGGACCGTCATGCTCATCGGTGTCGATACGATCGAACAGCGCATGATCTGGCGCAGCTATCGGCAGGACTGGCTAATTGCCGCCGTCGCGATTATCTTCTGTATTACAGGTGGCCTGTTGCTGGCCCAGATTACGGGCGGAGGCGATGTGAGCTTGCTGTTGGTCGCGCCACAAATGCTCTGGACGATATTGCTGTTTCCCTTCGTCGTCCGGCAATGCGCCCGGATCGACCGCTGGCGCGTGATGGCATGA